One segment of Pseudofrancisella aestuarii DNA contains the following:
- a CDS encoding MFS transporter, with product MTIKKFEIFSYSFIAMPIAFASVPIYIFLPDYYYTSYGVDLTALSIILFSLRILDAIFDPIIGWYCDRFYKLNKVSFIIIIICFILGMYITCSPIFSNKVVNLFIGVFLATLAFSYTTIFIYTRGALWLDNDESRSLVISVREVFNIIGVLIASILPFVFLLYFPQKQSYLIYSVIAIFLIIVASIFFLNWLDKVNIDKKVTDHIKIYDYFKAFDKNSLFLFLAYSLSALGSAIPAVTLVFFSRYVLETTDFTGLYIFLYFLGAILFIPLVRKIAIKIGIIKTWSYALIFCVIVFIFAFFLKSGDIFYFSIISFLSGGGFASELILPNILLAKWIDNPKRRELGNGYYAILAFIGKFCFALATIIALPILNTQINSSSTSNLEVTIKIVYCVFPCIAKFSAAIVLLLWYKKAFKNL from the coding sequence ATGACAATAAAAAAGTTTGAAATTTTTAGTTACTCTTTTATAGCAATGCCAATAGCTTTTGCCAGTGTTCCCATATATATTTTTTTACCAGATTATTACTACACTAGTTACGGTGTTGATCTTACAGCATTAAGTATTATACTTTTTAGTTTACGTATTTTAGATGCTATTTTTGATCCTATAATAGGTTGGTATTGTGATCGTTTTTATAAGCTTAATAAAGTTAGTTTTATAATAATCATTATTTGTTTCATATTGGGTATGTATATAACATGCTCACCAATATTCTCTAATAAAGTAGTTAATTTATTTATAGGTGTTTTTTTAGCAACTTTAGCATTTAGTTATACAACTATATTTATTTATACTAGAGGAGCTTTGTGGTTAGATAATGATGAAAGTCGCTCTTTAGTAATTAGTGTTAGGGAAGTTTTTAATATTATTGGAGTTTTAATAGCCTCAATACTACCATTTGTATTTTTATTATATTTTCCACAGAAACAAAGTTATTTAATATACTCTGTTATAGCAATTTTTTTGATTATTGTTGCAAGTATTTTTTTCTTAAATTGGCTAGATAAAGTAAATATTGATAAAAAAGTAACAGATCATATTAAGATTTATGATTATTTTAAAGCATTTGATAAAAATAGCTTATTTCTATTTTTAGCATACTCGTTAAGTGCTTTAGGATCAGCTATACCAGCCGTGACTTTAGTTTTTTTTAGTAGATATGTATTAGAAACAACTGATTTTACAGGGTTGTATATATTTCTATACTTTTTAGGAGCAATTCTTTTTATACCATTAGTAAGAAAGATAGCCATAAAAATTGGTATTATTAAGACTTGGAGTTATGCACTAATATTTTGTGTAATAGTATTTATATTTGCATTTTTTCTGAAGTCTGGAGATATTTTTTACTTCTCAATAATTAGTTTTTTATCAGGTGGAGGATTTGCATCTGAGTTAATATTACCAAATATATTACTAGCAAAATGGATAGATAATCCTAAACGCAGGGAACTTGGTAATGGCTATTATGCAATTCTTGCGTTTATTGGTAAGTTTTGCTTTGCTTTAGCAACAATAATTGCATTACCAATATTAAATACACAGATAAACTCATCCTCTACATCGAATTTAGAAGTTACAATTAAAATTGTGTATTGTGTATTTCCTTGTATTGCAAAATTTAGTGCCGCTATAGTTTTGTTATTGTGGTATAAAAAAGCATTTAAAAATCTTTAA
- the dnaN gene encoding DNA polymerase III subunit beta produces MNFVLNRDDLLKPLQSMLSVANSKSTMPLLSCILFDIKNNVLTVTASDLDTEISCEIPVSCNSGVRIALNADKIYNIVRSLTENAMLDFKVDGNKITLVSNNSTFNLISLNPDNFPLIDSNINEESSFDMSQQDFHNIISKVDFSMANDDTRYFLNGMFWDINANLLRAVSTDGHRMSITESIIDSKVIDSTSQAIIPKKSVLELKKIVGRSEDIIRIQLGKNYLKAEFGNYAFISKLIDGRYPDYQKVVPKNNTKLLTIDKRVLKNSLLRTSILANDKYKGIRLHVSPGQMLLSANNPDNEKAEDRVEVSYNDDSMEICFNYKYLLDIINVIDEDTIDIYLDNPNMSALVKDEKDNSLFIIMPMKI; encoded by the coding sequence ATGAATTTTGTGTTAAATAGAGATGACTTACTAAAACCTTTACAATCTATGTTATCTGTTGCAAATAGTAAAAGTACAATGCCATTATTATCTTGCATTTTGTTTGATATAAAAAATAATGTATTAACAGTAACAGCATCTGATTTAGATACGGAAATATCTTGTGAAATACCTGTTAGTTGTAACAGCGGAGTCAGAATAGCTTTAAATGCTGACAAAATTTATAACATTGTAAGAAGTCTTACTGAAAATGCTATGTTAGACTTTAAAGTAGATGGAAATAAAATTACATTAGTTTCTAATAATAGTACATTTAATCTTATATCTTTAAATCCTGATAATTTTCCATTGATTGATAGTAATATAAATGAAGAATCTAGTTTTGATATGTCTCAACAAGATTTTCACAATATCATATCAAAAGTTGATTTCTCTATGGCTAATGATGATACTAGATATTTTCTTAACGGAATGTTTTGGGATATAAATGCCAATTTATTAAGAGCTGTATCTACAGATGGTCATAGAATGTCTATAACAGAATCTATAATAGATAGTAAGGTTATAGATAGTACATCACAGGCTATAATACCTAAAAAATCTGTTTTAGAACTTAAAAAAATAGTAGGAAGATCTGAAGATATAATAAGAATACAGTTAGGTAAGAACTATTTAAAAGCAGAGTTTGGAAATTATGCATTTATTTCTAAATTAATAGATGGTAGATACCCAGACTATCAAAAAGTTGTACCAAAGAATAATACTAAACTTTTAACTATAGATAAGAGAGTTCTTAAAAATTCTTTATTAAGAACTTCTATATTAGCTAATGATAAATATAAGGGAATTCGTTTACATGTTTCTCCTGGACAAATGCTTTTATCAGCAAATAATCCAGATAATGAGAAGGCTGAAGATAGAGTAGAAGTTTCATACAATGACGACTCTATGGAGATATGTTTTAACTATAAATATTTATTAGATATTATCAATGTTATAGATGAAGATACTATAGATATATATCTTGATAATCCTAATATGAGCGCATTAGTAAAAGATGAAAAAGATAATAGTTTATTCATAATAATGCCAATGAAAATTTAA
- the trpD gene encoding anthranilate phosphoribosyltransferase, which produces MISLDDIIKKLYNLEDLTSKESYRLFTCFVKGEIPLALQTSILTALKLKKETPIEIAASAEALINNAKSFPNIDYEFADIVGTGGDGLNTINISTTAAFVAATCGLKIAKHGNRSISSKSGSSDLLESFGINLNLSPEKTKNSIDKNNLGFLFAPNYNDGLKYVRDARKIMKTRTIFNILGPLINPAKPKIILVGVYSKELILPMAKTLAKMDIKRAAVVYGSGLDEVAIHDVTYVAEVNGLDIKEYVLSPSDFGIKTYKISEIQGGLPEENREITKKILQGKGTDAQNSAVAVNVALLMKLFGRDNIVDNTKEILCVLKSGKCYKTLQQIVDQK; this is translated from the coding sequence ATGATCAGTTTAGATGATATTATTAAAAAACTTTATAATTTAGAAGATTTAACCTCAAAAGAAAGTTATCGGCTTTTCACATGTTTTGTAAAAGGAGAAATTCCATTAGCTTTACAAACCAGCATATTAACAGCTTTAAAACTAAAAAAAGAAACACCAATAGAAATAGCAGCATCAGCGGAAGCATTAATAAATAATGCTAAATCTTTTCCAAATATAGATTATGAGTTTGCAGATATAGTTGGTACAGGCGGAGATGGGTTAAATACTATTAATATATCAACGACAGCAGCTTTTGTAGCGGCTACATGTGGTTTAAAAATAGCTAAACATGGTAATAGGAGCATCTCTAGTAAATCAGGATCGTCAGATCTTTTAGAATCTTTTGGTATAAATTTAAACTTATCTCCAGAGAAGACTAAAAACTCAATAGATAAAAATAATTTAGGTTTTTTATTTGCACCAAATTATAACGATGGTCTTAAGTATGTTAGAGATGCTAGAAAAATAATGAAAACTAGAACAATCTTTAATATTTTAGGCCCTCTTATTAATCCAGCTAAACCAAAAATAATACTAGTAGGCGTTTATTCTAAAGAGCTAATTTTGCCAATGGCAAAAACTTTAGCAAAAATGGATATTAAAAGAGCTGCTGTTGTGTATGGAAGTGGCTTAGATGAGGTTGCTATACATGATGTAACATATGTTGCAGAAGTTAATGGGTTAGATATAAAAGAGTATGTTTTATCTCCTTCTGATTTTGGTATAAAAACTTATAAAATAAGTGAAATACAAGGAGGGTTACCTGAAGAAAATAGAGAAATAACAAAGAAGATACTTCAAGGTAAAGGAACAGATGCTCAAAATAGTGCCGTAGCAGTTAATGTAGCATTGTTAATGAAATTATTTGGTAGAGATAATATTGTAGATAATACAAAAGAAATATTATGTGTCTTAAAGTCTGGAAAATGTTATAAAACATTACAACAAATAGTTGATCAAAAATAA
- a CDS encoding Bcr/CflA family efflux MFS transporter, with amino-acid sequence MRKIVINNYSKVFLTYLAILATLAIITSDIYLPSMPTIKHNLVTTNSLVELTISLFMFGLAVGQLIYGPLSDNFGRYRILSAGLLIFILGSIGCYTSNTITFLLISRFIQAIGACAAMTLWQPMVIDSYGIKNAHNKLALIYPFMGVSPAISPVIGGYLHESYGWRSSFLVLVILGVLLCTITIIFLENKQPSKSSRSGFKKITKNYKRLLTSKKFLNFAALSFLGFGAYYAYLAYSPFLFKSMGYSSKEISMFYFPTTIAYFIGSFASKYSVGSIGKKRSLIIGIIIFFIGAFSLLIIGLFTKPIYAIEVIIPFSFIIVANGFLIPIGMSSAITLFEDISGTAAGAVGFFQSMTAFICSYIVAKISETKGLMAFSIVICIICIMVLFAFMSIFYKKFFRRRLSKYRMQ; translated from the coding sequence ATGAGGAAGATAGTAATTAATAATTATTCTAAAGTTTTTCTAACTTATTTAGCTATATTAGCAACATTGGCAATAATAACTTCAGATATTTATCTGCCATCAATGCCAACGATAAAACATAATCTTGTAACAACAAATAGTTTAGTTGAATTAACAATAAGTCTATTTATGTTTGGGCTTGCTGTAGGTCAGTTAATTTATGGACCTTTATCTGATAATTTTGGTAGATATAGAATATTAAGCGCAGGACTGCTTATATTTATACTTGGAAGTATAGGTTGTTATACAAGTAATACTATTACTTTTTTATTAATTAGTAGGTTTATTCAAGCTATAGGAGCTTGTGCTGCTATGACATTATGGCAACCTATGGTTATAGATAGTTACGGAATAAAGAATGCTCATAACAAGTTAGCTTTAATTTATCCTTTTATGGGAGTTTCACCCGCTATTTCTCCAGTTATAGGAGGATATCTTCATGAGAGTTATGGATGGAGAAGTTCTTTTTTAGTTTTAGTAATACTGGGAGTTTTATTGTGTACAATAACAATAATTTTTTTAGAAAATAAACAGCCAAGTAAAAGCTCAAGAAGCGGATTTAAAAAAATAACTAAAAACTATAAAAGACTTCTTACATCAAAAAAGTTTCTTAATTTTGCAGCTTTATCTTTTTTGGGTTTTGGGGCGTATTATGCATATTTAGCATACTCTCCATTTCTATTTAAGAGTATGGGTTATAGCTCTAAAGAAATTAGCATGTTTTATTTTCCTACAACAATAGCCTATTTTATTGGAAGTTTTGCCTCTAAATATAGTGTAGGAAGCATAGGTAAAAAAAGAAGTTTAATAATTGGGATAATAATATTTTTTATTGGAGCGTTTAGTTTACTTATAATAGGACTCTTTACGAAGCCTATCTATGCAATAGAGGTAATAATACCATTTAGTTTTATAATTGTTGCAAATGGTTTTTTAATACCGATAGGTATGTCTTCAGCAATAACACTTTTTGAAGATATATCTGGCACTGCAGCAGGAGCTGTAGGATTTTTTCAGTCGATGACAGCTTTTATTTGTTCTTACATAGTCGCAAAAATAAGTGAAACAAAAGGTTTGATGGCATTTTCTATAGTTATCTGCATAATATGTATTATGGTATTGTTTGCTTTCATGTCCATTTTTTATAAAAAGTTTTTTAGAAGGCGGTTATCGAAGTATAGAATGCAATGA
- a CDS encoding anthranilate synthase component 1 produces MFKFEKKYLNSKVYNIDYSADLNDVFYKVCNSKKNTILLESAEISTKDKLKSILVVDNAVRISCIGNKVIFKALSKNGEFLLKSLEFNISKNIKYKLDKEELVLEFAKNNSKLDEYSKLKEQSVFDALRLVRDSFELTNEYSVFLAGLFAYDLVGTFEDINKVERKNKCPDYIFYVAETLLVTDHQKKESFIQTNLFNRNIEKTIEDRVDLLKIDLNKKIEEEKVNKIKNLDVSISLSDKEYCQIVDKLKTNIINGDIFQIVPSRSFYLPCQNSLSVYKELKRTNPSPYMFYMQDEDFILFGASPESAVKYTKDTNQVEVYPIAGTRRRGKNLDGSINLDLDSRIELELRLDAKENAEHMMLVDLARNDVARISKTGTRHVADLLKVDRYSHVMHLVSRVVGQLADDLDALHAYQVNMNMGTLTGAPKIKAMQLISDVEKKTRGSYGGAIGYINGFGDLDSCIVIRSAYVENEIAEIQAGGGVVLDSIPIAEADETRTKAQAVISAIKNVHGE; encoded by the coding sequence GTGTTTAAGTTCGAAAAAAAATATTTAAATTCAAAAGTTTACAATATAGATTATTCTGCTGATTTAAATGATGTTTTTTATAAAGTTTGTAATAGTAAAAAAAATACTATCCTTTTAGAATCAGCAGAAATATCAACAAAAGATAAATTAAAAAGTATTTTAGTTGTAGATAATGCTGTAAGAATTTCTTGTATAGGAAATAAAGTCATTTTTAAAGCATTATCTAAAAATGGTGAATTTTTATTAAAATCTTTAGAATTTAATATAAGCAAAAATATTAAATATAAATTAGATAAAGAAGAGTTAGTTTTAGAATTTGCTAAAAACAACTCTAAATTAGATGAATATTCTAAATTAAAGGAACAGTCTGTTTTTGATGCTTTAAGGTTAGTTAGAGATAGTTTTGAATTAACTAATGAATATTCTGTATTTTTAGCAGGATTATTTGCTTATGATTTGGTTGGTACTTTTGAAGATATAAATAAAGTTGAGAGAAAAAATAAATGTCCAGATTACATTTTTTATGTAGCTGAAACATTATTAGTTACGGATCATCAAAAAAAAGAATCTTTTATTCAAACAAATTTATTCAATAGAAATATAGAAAAAACTATTGAAGATAGAGTAGATTTATTAAAAATAGATTTAAATAAAAAAATAGAAGAAGAAAAAGTAAATAAAATAAAAAATTTAGATGTTTCTATATCATTATCTGATAAAGAATATTGTCAAATAGTAGATAAACTAAAAACAAATATAATAAATGGAGATATCTTCCAAATAGTTCCATCAAGAAGTTTTTATTTGCCATGTCAAAATTCTTTATCAGTATACAAAGAACTAAAAAGAACTAATCCAAGCCCTTATATGTTTTATATGCAAGATGAGGATTTTATTTTATTTGGAGCATCTCCAGAAAGTGCTGTTAAATATACTAAAGATACTAATCAAGTAGAGGTATATCCTATAGCAGGGACTCGTCGTAGAGGTAAAAACTTAGATGGTAGTATAAATTTAGATTTAGATAGTCGTATAGAATTAGAACTTAGACTAGATGCTAAAGAAAATGCTGAACATATGATGTTAGTTGACTTAGCTAGGAATGATGTAGCTAGAATATCTAAAACAGGTACAAGACATGTAGCAGATTTATTAAAAGTTGATAGATATAGTCATGTTATGCACCTAGTTTCTAGAGTTGTTGGGCAATTAGCCGATGATTTAGATGCTTTACATGCATATCAAGTTAACATGAATATGGGGACATTAACTGGAGCACCAAAAATAAAAGCTATGCAACTTATAAGTGATGTTGAAAAGAAAACTCGTGGCAGTTACGGTGGGGCTATAGGTTATATTAATGGTTTTGGAGATTTAGATAGTTGTATTGTTATTCGTTCAGCATACGTAGAAAATGAAATAGCTGAAATACAAGCTGGTGGTGGGGTGGTTTTAGATTCTATACCTATAGCAGAAGCTGATGAAACAAGAACAAAAGCTCAAGCTGTAATATCAGCTATTAAAAATGTTCATGGAGAATAA
- a CDS encoding LysR family transcriptional regulator, whose product MDKLLCIKNFIIVVDNKGFNAASRYLYISPSSLSRQVSYLEQQLNIVLIDRSTRKLTLTKEGISFYKKFKILLDEFNKVFSPEENFNKSWHGDLSIASAPLIQEKFILKTINNLIKEYPNINYDLYSDSSTESLLLKKYDIKFSYKNLNEVSVTKEKIGSIDFILVASKAYTKKYGKPKILDDLKDHTCLKWGTDFKPDTWLFNPGKSIKISGNFMIDNGNIMLNLIKNNYGIARVATFLVSDLLKKNEIEHLLPKYKYTTDLYAYFYKNSEKMKLIELFINEMKSIFN is encoded by the coding sequence ATGGATAAGTTACTATGTATAAAAAATTTTATTATTGTTGTTGATAATAAAGGCTTTAATGCTGCCTCACGATATTTATATATATCTCCATCTAGCTTAAGTAGGCAAGTTAGCTATTTAGAGCAACAACTTAATATAGTATTAATAGATAGAAGTACAAGAAAACTAACTCTAACTAAAGAAGGAATTTCTTTTTATAAAAAGTTTAAAATTCTTTTAGATGAATTTAATAAAGTTTTTTCTCCAGAAGAGAATTTTAATAAAAGCTGGCATGGAGATCTTAGTATTGCATCAGCCCCTTTAATACAAGAAAAATTTATCTTAAAAACCATAAATAACTTAATAAAAGAGTATCCAAATATAAATTACGACTTATACAGTGATAGCTCAACAGAATCTTTATTATTAAAAAAATATGATATTAAATTTTCTTATAAAAACCTAAATGAGGTCTCTGTAACTAAAGAAAAAATTGGATCTATAGATTTTATATTAGTTGCATCTAAAGCTTATACTAAAAAGTATGGAAAACCAAAAATCTTAGATGATTTAAAAGATCATACATGTTTAAAATGGGGAACTGATTTTAAACCAGATACATGGTTATTTAACCCTGGAAAATCTATAAAAATCTCAGGAAACTTTATGATTGATAATGGCAATATTATGCTAAACCTAATAAAAAATAATTATGGAATCGCTAGAGTTGCTACTTTTTTAGTAAGTGATTTATTAAAGAAAAATGAAATAGAACATCTTCTACCTAAATATAAATATACTACTGATCTATATGCATATTTTTATAAGAATTCAGAGAAAATGAAATTGATCGAGTTGTTTATTAATGAAATGAAAAGTATTTTTAATTAA
- the dnaA gene encoding chromosomal replication initiator protein DnaA, with the protein MATWDKCLKKLKKELSSFEYKTWIKPIYVDQKSNLFTVYCNNEYFKKHIKGKYGNLILSILEECHDGDLVVEYSNKKFESNNDNYSEITVGPQANFFNTKNVEVKDDTIEVEETPKSIKKQISKKSSQELFGFDEAMLITAKEGEEYSFGLPLKDKYIFDSFVVGDANKIARAAAMQVSINPGKLHNPLFIYGGSGLGKTHLMQAIGNHAKDVNPNARIIYTNSEQFIKDYVNSIRLQDQDEFQRVYRSADILLIDDIQFIAGKEGTAQEFFHTFNALYENGKQIILTSDKYPNEIEGLEERLVSRFGYGLTVSVDMPDLETRIAILLKKAHDLGQKLPNETATFIAENVRTNVRELEGALNRVLTTSRFNHKDPTVEVAQACLKDVIKIQEKKVKIENIQKVVAEFYRIRVKDLLSNQRSRNIARPRQMAMSLSRELTSHSLPEIGSAFGGRDHTTVMHAVKAITKLRQSNTSISDDYDLLLDKISR; encoded by the coding sequence ATGGCCACCTGGGATAAATGTTTAAAAAAACTTAAAAAGGAACTTTCAAGTTTTGAATATAAAACTTGGATAAAGCCTATTTATGTTGATCAGAAAAGCAATTTATTCACAGTATATTGTAATAATGAATATTTTAAAAAACATATTAAAGGTAAATATGGAAACCTTATACTATCTATATTAGAAGAGTGCCATGATGGAGATTTAGTTGTTGAGTATTCTAACAAAAAGTTTGAATCTAATAATGATAATTATTCTGAAATAACTGTCGGGCCACAAGCTAATTTTTTCAATACTAAAAATGTAGAAGTAAAGGATGATACAATAGAAGTAGAAGAAACACCTAAAAGTATAAAAAAGCAAATTTCAAAGAAATCATCACAAGAATTATTTGGTTTTGATGAAGCAATGCTTATAACAGCTAAAGAAGGTGAAGAATACTCTTTTGGCTTGCCTTTAAAAGATAAATATATTTTTGATAGTTTTGTTGTTGGAGATGCTAATAAAATAGCAAGGGCAGCAGCAATGCAAGTATCTATTAATCCAGGTAAATTACATAATCCTTTATTTATTTATGGAGGTAGCGGACTTGGTAAAACACATCTTATGCAGGCAATAGGAAATCATGCGAAAGATGTAAATCCAAATGCTAGAATCATATATACAAACTCCGAACAGTTTATTAAAGACTATGTAAATTCAATACGCTTACAGGATCAAGATGAATTCCAGCGCGTTTATAGATCAGCAGATATATTACTTATAGATGATATTCAATTTATAGCAGGTAAAGAAGGAACAGCTCAAGAGTTTTTCCATACATTTAATGCTTTATATGAAAATGGAAAGCAAATTATTTTAACAAGTGATAAATATCCTAATGAAATAGAAGGATTAGAAGAAAGGCTTGTATCACGATTTGGATATGGATTAACAGTATCAGTAGATATGCCTGATTTAGAAACGAGAATAGCCATATTACTTAAAAAAGCACATGATTTAGGGCAGAAATTACCAAATGAAACGGCTACTTTTATAGCTGAGAATGTTCGTACAAATGTTCGAGAGTTAGAAGGGGCATTAAATAGAGTCTTAACAACATCAAGGTTTAATCATAAAGATCCAACAGTTGAGGTTGCTCAAGCTTGCTTAAAAGATGTAATAAAGATACAAGAAAAGAAAGTAAAAATAGAAAATATTCAGAAGGTTGTAGCTGAGTTTTATAGAATTAGAGTAAAAGATTTATTATCTAATCAAAGAAGTCGCAATATTGCTAGACCTAGACAAATGGCTATGAGCTTATCAAGAGAATTGACATCTCATAGCTTACCTGAGATTGGTTCGGCTTTTGGTGGTAGAGACCATACAACAGTTATGCATGCTGTAAAAGCAATAACAAAATTAAGACAGAGCAATACATCAATATCAGACGATTATGATTTGCTTTTAGATAAAATTTCACGTTAA
- a CDS encoding Rne/Rng family ribonuclease, whose product MLIKEEVKNIFMDKLITDIFLNINNYENRIAIKENNILKEIYIERDNQKRIVGNIYKGKIIRVLPGMQAAFVDIGLEKAGFLHLSEVLPLEKEETDGENIKLNKLSNEDINKWLREGQEVLVQVVKESIGNKGVKLTLHLSVSSRFLVFLPDLDHVGISLKISNQEEKDRLLNNIKIITKSENPRGYILRTAAEDASLEELTNDIKFLNNLWQDIIDTASTIIKPGVVYEDFSLVIKTINIYANDKLNRILVDDIDTYSEICHFADKYIPGLREKVELYQKHNLFEEYDIDKEIEKALEKNVYLKSGGYLIIEQTEAMITIDINTGAFIGSKNLEETIFKTNLEATKEIARQLRLRNLGGIIIIDFIDMFDENHKEQVLEALKKELETDKAKTNVSQISSLGLVEMTRKRVHESLSRILCEPCKYCQGKGVVKTLQTICYEIFREIKSEFGNYPNYNGFLLISSEEIIEYLEREESIWLAELELCIGKNIHLKAEPTQLFNHYDVIPIN is encoded by the coding sequence ATGTTAATAAAAGAAGAAGTTAAAAATATTTTTATGGATAAGTTAATTACAGATATATTTTTAAATATAAACAATTATGAAAATCGTATAGCCATAAAAGAAAATAATATCTTAAAAGAAATATATATTGAAAGAGATAATCAAAAAAGAATTGTTGGAAATATTTATAAGGGTAAAATTATAAGAGTTTTACCAGGTATGCAAGCAGCTTTTGTTGACATAGGTTTAGAAAAAGCAGGGTTTTTACATTTATCTGAAGTTTTACCTTTAGAAAAAGAAGAAACTGATGGAGAAAACATAAAGTTAAATAAGCTTTCTAATGAAGATATAAATAAATGGTTAAGAGAAGGTCAAGAAGTATTAGTACAAGTTGTAAAAGAAAGTATAGGTAATAAAGGAGTTAAATTAACTTTACATTTATCTGTATCTTCTAGATTTTTAGTTTTTTTACCAGACTTAGATCATGTAGGTATATCTTTAAAAATATCTAATCAAGAAGAAAAAGATAGACTCTTAAATAATATAAAAATAATAACTAAAAGTGAAAATCCTCGGGGTTATATATTAAGAACAGCTGCCGAAGATGCAAGTTTAGAAGAATTAACTAATGATATAAAGTTTTTGAATAATTTATGGCAAGACATCATTGATACAGCAAGCACTATTATAAAACCAGGTGTAGTTTATGAAGATTTTAGTTTAGTTATAAAAACAATAAATATTTATGCTAATGACAAATTAAATAGAATATTAGTAGATGATATAGATACATATAGTGAAATATGTCATTTTGCAGATAAATATATACCTGGTCTTAGAGAGAAAGTAGAACTATATCAAAAACATAATCTTTTTGAAGAATATGATATAGATAAAGAAATAGAAAAAGCTCTAGAGAAAAATGTTTATTTAAAGTCAGGTGGATATCTTATTATAGAGCAAACAGAAGCTATGATAACTATTGATATAAATACTGGTGCTTTTATAGGTTCTAAAAATTTGGAAGAAACTATATTTAAAACAAATTTAGAAGCAACAAAAGAAATAGCTAGACAACTAAGACTTAGAAACTTAGGTGGAATTATAATAATAGATTTCATAGATATGTTTGATGAAAATCATAAAGAACAAGTTTTAGAAGCTCTAAAAAAAGAATTAGAAACAGATAAAGCAAAAACTAATGTTAGTCAGATTTCATCATTAGGTTTAGTAGAAATGACTAGAAAAAGAGTACATGAAAGTTTATCAAGAATTTTATGTGAGCCTTGTAAATATTGTCAAGGTAAAGGGGTAGTTAAAACGTTACAAACAATATGTTATGAGATTTTTAGAGAAATTAAATCAGAATTTGGAAATTATCCAAATTATAATGGATTTCTATTAATATCATCAGAAGAAATAATAGAGTATTTAGAAAGAGAAGAATCTATTTGGCTAGCAGAACTTGAATTATGTATAGGTAAAAATATCCATTTAAAAGCTGAGCCTACTCAATTATTTAATCATTATGATGTCATCCCAATAAATTAA
- a CDS encoding aminodeoxychorismate/anthranilate synthase component II produces the protein MANIIFIDNFDSFSYNLVDEIKALGNKVSVYRNNIDLYYLLEEINNIKDPVVVISPGPGSPIEAGIIIDLIKEIRGKVPVIGICLGHQAIVEAYGGIVSHANEIVHGKVARVKHNSHKIFKGLDSPMSVARYHSLVAIKVPKDLNVIADVNDLVMAVISDEDKVCGFQFHPESIMTTNGSKLLENTINWVLEK, from the coding sequence ATGGCTAATATTATATTTATAGATAATTTTGATTCTTTTTCTTATAACTTAGTAGATGAAATTAAAGCTTTAGGAAATAAAGTTTCTGTTTATAGAAATAACATAGATTTATATTATTTATTAGAAGAAATAAATAATATCAAAGATCCAGTAGTTGTTATATCTCCAGGTCCAGGTAGTCCAATCGAAGCGGGTATTATTATTGATCTTATAAAAGAAATAAGAGGAAAAGTACCTGTTATAGGTATTTGTTTAGGCCATCAAGCAATAGTCGAAGCTTATGGTGGTATAGTTTCTCATGCTAACGAAATAGTTCATGGCAAAGTTGCTAGAGTAAAACATAATTCTCATAAAATTTTTAAAGGGTTAGATTCACCTATGTCTGTAGCAAGATACCATTCATTAGTAGCAATTAAAGTGCCTAAAGATTTGAATGTAATAGCAGATGTAAATGATTTGGTGATGGCTGTTATAAGTGATGAAGATAAAGTTTGTGGCTTTCAATTTCATCCAGAATCTATAATGACAACAAATGGCTCTAAGCTTCTAGAAAACACAATAAATTGGGTTTTAGAAAAATGA